GCCGACGTTTCGCATCCGGATTCCGAGGACGGCGGGCCGGTTCCCGGCGCTACGGTCAACGGGTCCACCGCATTCGGCCCGTTTGACGTCGAAACCTTCTACAACGAAGCGCCGCTGATCTCCGGCGGCAACACCGGAACCGCGTCGCCCGATTGCGTCGCGCTGGACGAGGATTCGGACTACCTCGACGCCGCCGTGACGCTCTTCGCCTCGACCTTCGGCTTCATCCCGTTCAACATCTCGCGCGCCGGAACCTCGCCCGGCCGCAATGGCGACGAATCCGAGGCGCTGCTCGACATCGACTACGCGCACGCGACCGCCCCTGGCACGCCGATTCGCGTCTACATGAACAGCAGCCTCTACACCTCGATCCAGAACAGCATCACCGACAACGCCTGCGGCGCGATCAGCGTCAGTTTCATCTATTGCAGTTCGTCGCCATCGTTCTTTACCTCGCTCGATTCGCTGTTCTCGCAGGCCGCGTCCCAGGGCCAATCGATCTTCATCAGTTCGGGCGACTGGGGCGCGGCGGGCCTCGCGTATGATTCGTCAAGCAACTCCTGCGTGACCGGCACGACTCGGAACGCGAGCGAGCTGGCGGCGAGTCCACACGTCACCGGCGTCGGCGGGACTACATTTAGCCCGCAATTCAATGTGTCGGGCAACGATACCAGCGTGGTCGGCGTCGCGCCGGGCGGGATCGAGAGCGGATGGAACGGCAGCGGCGGCGGCGCGAGCCAGATCTTCTCCAAGCCCGCGTGGCAGACCGGCACCGGCGTTCCCAACGACTCGGCGCGCGACGTCCCGGACGTCTCGATGATCGCGTGGTCGCCGGGCGTCTTCATCGGCGCCGATTCAAGCGGCACGGCCGTGATGCAATGCTGCTGGGGCGGCACCAGCCTGGCGGCGCCGCTATGGGCGGGATATTCGCGCGAGCTCGCCAAGGCCCAGAACGTCACGCGTCTGGGGCTGCTCAACTCGACGATCTATAGCCTCGCGGGCAAGGGCCTGCTGACCAACGGAATCGAGGACGTCACCAACGGCAGCAACACCTACAATGGCGTGACAGGCTTCAGCGCTGCTGTCGGTTACGACCAGGTCACAGGATGGGGCAGCGTGGATATGACGGCGTTTGCGTCCGCCTATAGCGGTCAGCCGACGCCGACGGCGACCGCGACGCCGACTCCGAAACCGACCCCGACGCCGAAACCGACCCGGACCCCGAAGCCGACGCCAACTCCGAAGCCGACCCCAACACCGACGCCTAAGCCGACGCCGACGCCGGCTCCAACGCCAACGCCAACTCCGGGCGCGCTGAGCGTGTCCCCGTCGTCGGTCTCGTTCGGAGCCGTCAAGGTCGGCCGCTCGAGCAGCAGCGCGACGGTCACGCTGACCAATCCGTCGAATGACGCGGGCTCGGCCAAAATCACCTCGACGAGCCTCGCCGCGGGCACCAACTTCACGATCGCGTCCTCGACCTGCACCGCGGGCAAAGTGTTGGCGCCGGGCGGCTCATGCAACGTCGGGGTGAAGTTCACTCCGAAGACCACGGGCGCAAAGGCGGACACGCTGCAGTTCGTCGACAACGCGTCAAACAGTCCTCAGACGGTGAGCCTCAGCGGGACGGGTAAGTAGCCAGCCTCGACCGCGGGTGATCACACCACGCCGGGCCGCTTTTTTCGGCCCGGCGTTTTTTTTCGACGGCGGCAAGTTATTTGCCCCCGCGCAGCGGCGCGAGACAGGACCTTGCGAGGCTTAGACGAACGAGGCGATGACCATGTCGGAGATCGTTCCGACGCGTTCCATATGAAAGCTGTCCTGCATCAGGCCGGTGGTCAGTATCGCGTAAGACCGCGGGTGTCCGCCGAACGCAACAGGATACGGTCTAAGCGGCCCAACCCCTCCCAAGATGTCGGGCCGCTTTTTTTTGGCTGTTTGCCAGCCAAACACAGCCTGTCAGTGGTCAGCGGGAGCTACATCAATTGAGCACGACAATTGACGAACGCACCGGCTGAACGGGTGAAGATCGGCCTGCAGTGCTTGAGCAGCCACGACTAAAAGGGGCGTGCGGGATTTTTCCTGAAGGAGTCAGTTTGATGGCAGTTACAGGTCCCACCTCTGCAAGGACAATCGCGGAGCGCACGAGTACTGGTCAATGGGCCGAACGGCCGGCCGTATTCGAACGGCCTCCTCACGACGCAAGAGGGGACGGGAACAGCCAGATCCCGAGCGTAACCTCGAAAGAAGCACGATGGCGTGAAATATCGACCCTATTTCACCACGCGCCAGCGGCAATCCTCGGCGGAGACGATCGAATCAACCGATTCGTGGAGAGAACCTTCGACTGGCTTGGGCTCGCTGAAGGCAGCGGTTCGAAAGGCCAGCGCTCCTTCGACGGATCGCTTTTCGATCTCGCACGAAACCATCAGAAAGGAACCGGACGGTCGGGCGACATGTTAAGATTCATCCCGAGTTTGTACTCCCACATCGCGCGGAAATTCGAGGTATATCGCGCTCCGGAGGATAATTCGCTTCGTGCCTGGCCCCCCGCATTTTATTCCAACAACCGGCTGGTTCCCGTCCCGCAGGACATCATAGAGACAGCGTGGAATCTGATGTCCGAAGCTCTTGTGAGCACGCTGCCGGATCGTTGGCGAGACCTGCCCTTTGGCATCGACGTCGATGTGCTGGTCTATCCAACGTCGAGTTTGGATGCGGGTAGAATTCAGACTCTATTGACCGACAGCAGGCTGCTATCGGATTCGAGCGGCACCGAAGGTTACTGGTCACAGCTTGGCCATCGCATCGATGCGGGCAAGCAGCGCGCGGCCGGCCTGTTTAAACCGAAGGGAATCAGGGATCTCTTTGCCATAGCGTCTTTGGTGCCGGGATTCAGAAGGATCCTGAATGCGCTGAATGAGAGGATGTCTGAGACCGGCGAGGGTGCGGTGCCGGAAGACTTCAAAGTGATTGCACCTGCACACATCGATCGAACCAGATACATCACCGCTCTGATGGGACGCAGAGACAATCTGAATACCCAGGTGCTTTGGAACGGTCGCTGGGTCTCACTCCCCATCACGGATAACGCAATGGCATTGTTTCCATCCCTGAAACTGAGCTCCATCAGCGACATTCCCGCAACCATTCACAGAGTCCTTGTGCACGATCCTTCCGGCGAGGCAGGCATCGCTTCACAAAATATAACTCTGACTTTGGCAGTAGTGGATCCGCCGGCGCATGTGGCCGCGAGTTAAACGTTATTCACTCCGAGTGTTCGGTTCCGGACAAGCGCGCTCACGAAACCTCCAGAGAGAACAGGAGTTGCAATTGCCGCCTGCGTCAGGTCATCCTCGCTGCCCGGGTTGGGCGCGCTCAGCCGCGCGCGCCCGCCGTGCTCGAGAGATTTGGCAGGATGTTCCCGTGAGCATATTTGGTCGCACTGCTTCGCGCCGGGGCGAAAGCCACGCCTAAACTCGCACATCTCCGTCAAAGTTTGTTCGAAGCCGGGCCGTTAGAGGCAACGCCAGTATAGTCAGCGGCAATGCCAGTAATCGAACCCCCGCGCTGCGGAAAGTAATCTTGTCCACCGCAACGCGAACCGAATTGCGCAAGAGCGGGCTCGCCTTCACTATGCGCGCGCAGGCTTCGAACACTCCGGACC
Above is a window of Candidatus Binataceae bacterium DNA encoding:
- a CDS encoding protease pro-enzyme activation domain-containing protein, which gives rise to MRKSGWMLAGMAAMAFSVFGAIGLAVADGPGAIKIKGNHPTELGRLGPVVHADPAMELHLTVVLGLHDQAKLEQLLADQQNPSSNQYRKWLTPAEFNRRFGPSPTQTHAVAQWLRSQGLRITSINGLGRTIDATANVAQAESAFATTIVTSGTSFGNQSDPAIPAEFDGLIAAIQGLDNMHAVVPAGLHRLQPAAAGETPGQGAKLALADVSHPDSEDGGPVPGATVNGSTAFGPFDVETFYNEAPLISGGNTGTASPDCVALDEDSDYLDAAVTLFASTFGFIPFNISRAGTSPGRNGDESEALLDIDYAHATAPGTPIRVYMNSSLYTSIQNSITDNACGAISVSFIYCSSSPSFFTSLDSLFSQAASQGQSIFISSGDWGAAGLAYDSSSNSCVTGTTRNASELAASPHVTGVGGTTFSPQFNVSGNDTSVVGVAPGGIESGWNGSGGGASQIFSKPAWQTGTGVPNDSARDVPDVSMIAWSPGVFIGADSSGTAVMQCCWGGTSLAAPLWAGYSRELAKAQNVTRLGLLNSTIYSLAGKGLLTNGIEDVTNGSNTYNGVTGFSAAVGYDQVTGWGSVDMTAFASAYSGQPTPTATATPTPKPTPTPKPTRTPKPTPTPKPTPTPTPKPTPTPAPTPTPTPGALSVSPSSVSFGAVKVGRSSSSATVTLTNPSNDAGSAKITSTSLAAGTNFTIASSTCTAGKVLAPGGSCNVGVKFTPKTTGAKADTLQFVDNASNSPQTVSLSGTGK